In a single window of the Acipenser ruthenus chromosome 20, fAciRut3.2 maternal haplotype, whole genome shotgun sequence genome:
- the LOC131698810 gene encoding protein/nucleic acid deglycase DJ-1 → MAAKRAMVILAKGAEEMETVIPVDIMRRAGISVTVAGLSGKEPVQCSRDVLLCPDASLEEARKQGPYDVVVLPGGNLGAQNLSESSAVKDVLKDQESSKRLIAAICAGPTALLAHGIAYGSRVTTHPLARDKMMTGDHYKYSESRVEKDGNLITSRGPGTSFEFALAIVEALMGKEVADRVKAPLVLKD, encoded by the exons ATGGCGGCCAAGCGTGCAATGGTCATTTTGGCAAAAGGAGCCGAGGAGATGGAGACGGTTATACCGGTGGACATCATGCGTAGAGCCGGG ATTTCAGTAACCGTGGCGGGACTGAGTGGGAAGGAGCCGGTGCAGTGCAGCCGGGATGTGCTCCTCTGCCCAGATGCCAGCCTGGAAGAGGCACGGAAACAG ggtcCTTATGATGTTGTAGTCCTGCCGGGAGGAAACCTGGGAGCCCAGAACCTCTCTGAG tCCTCTGCTGTGAAGGACGTGTTGAAGGATCAAGAAAGCAGTAAGAGGCTGATTGCAGCTATCTGTGCAG GACCCACAGCCCTCCTGGCACACGGCATTGCCTACGGAAGCAGAGTCACCACCCACCCGCTGGCCAGGGACAAGATGATGACTGGAG ATCACTACAAGTACTCAGAGTCTCGCGTGGAAAAGGACGGCAACCTCATCACAAGCCGCGGGCCTGGGACCAGCTTTGAGTTTGCACTGGCCATCGTGGAAGCCCTAATGGGCAAGGAAGTGGCCGACCGAGTGAAAGCTCCTCTCGTGCTGAAAGACTAG